A region of the Denitrificimonas caeni genome:
CTTCCGGCAAGGCCATTTGTGCTTGTTCTTCAGCAATACGGATATCACAAGCTAAGGCACACTCCAAACCGCCACCCATGGCATAACCATTAATAGCAGCAATGGTGACACCACGGTAATTGCTCAGTGCTTCAAAGGCTTCACCAAAGTAACGCGCCATGCTGCGCGCGATAGCTTTATCACCGCTGGCAAAGAGTTTTAAATCTGCGCCAGCACTGAAAAACTTACTGCCTGCGCCGGTAATCACTAACGCATAAATATCTTTATCGCTATTTAAATGTTCTACCAGCTGCTTCACGCCCTGGAGCATTTCTGCATCCCAAGTATTGGCTGGCGGGCTGTTTAACGTCAGCAAAGCAGTATGCCCACGCATTTCCACAAGCAACTTATCGGTTAATTGCAGGTGTTGAGCTTTCTGATATTTCTCTACGGCATTAGACATTACTTAAATTCCTCAATCATCGATATGTAAAGGCTATCAAGCATTTACATTTAGGGTGTTAGTGCAGAATTTCAACCGCAATTGCAGTCGCTTCACCACCACCAATACAAATAGCGGCGACACCAAAGCGTTGCTGTTTTTGCTTTAATGCAGCAAGCAAGGTGACCAAGATACGTGCACCGGACGCGCCAATCGGATGGCCTAAAGCACAGGCACCACCGTGCACATTGACTTTCTCCGCCGGCAAATTCAGCTCCTGCATGGCAATCATAGTCACCACCGCAAAGGCTTCATTAATTTCAAATAAATCCACTTGGGCTAAATCCCACCCAGTACGTTCCAGCAGCTTATTAATAGCACCCACCGGCGCGCTGGTAAATAAGTGCGGCGCAGCAGCATAGGCACTGTGGCCATGAATGACTGCCACTGGTTTGAGACCACGGGCTTGCGCGGTACTTTGGCGCATCAGCACTAGAGCCGCGGCGCCATCAGAAATAGAGCTGGAGTTGGCGGCGGTGACACTGCCGTCTTTATTAAAGGCGGGCCGCAGTTGGCGGATCTTACTGATATCGGCTTTAGGTGGCTGCTCATCATCACTGACCAGCACACTGCCCTTACGGCTAACCACCTCCACTGGGATAATTTCTTCAGCAAAATCACCCTGACGAATCGCTGCTTGCGCACGTCGCAGTGACTGCTCGGCAAAGTCATCCTGCTGCTCACGACTAAAGCCATAGACTTGTGCACTGTCATCGGCAAAAGAGCCCATTAAGCGGCCTCGGTCATAGGCATCTTCGAGACCATCCATAAACATATGATCAATGACTTTGCCGTGCCCCATCCGGTAACCGCCGCGGGCTTTATCCAGTAAATATGGGGCGTTAGACATGCTTTCCATACCGCCAGCGACCACCACATCCACTGAACCAGCCAGCAAAGCATCGTGAGCCATAATCACCGTTTGCATGCCCGAGCCGCACATTTTATTCACTGTGCTGCACACCGTATGTTCTGCCAGCCCTGCGCCTAACGCTGCCTGGCGCGCCGGAGCCTGGCCTAAACCCGCCGGCAAGACGCAGCCAAACATCACTTCTTGCACTGCTTCTGGTGCTAATTGCGCACGGGTCACTGCCGCTTTAATTGCCGCAGCACCGAGCTCCGGAGCAGTTACACTCTGCAAAGCCCCTTGAAAACCACCCATCGGGGTGCGTGCCATGCTGACGATAACAACAGGATCTAGCTTACTCATTGTTATTTAATTCCCATGCGTAGCGCACCATCGAGGCGAATCACTTCGCCGTTCAACATGCTGTTTTCAATAATATGCTGAGCTAAAGCCGCGTACTCCTCAGGTTTACCTAAGCGTGGTGGAAACGGTACACCCGCAGATAAACTGGCGCGCACTTCCTCAGTCATGCCCGCCATCATCGGCGTTTCAAAGATGCCAGGA
Encoded here:
- a CDS encoding acetyl-CoA C-acyltransferase; this translates as MSKLDPVVIVSMARTPMGGFQGALQSVTAPELGAAAIKAAVTRAQLAPEAVQEVMFGCVLPAGLGQAPARQAALGAGLAEHTVCSTVNKMCGSGMQTVIMAHDALLAGSVDVVVAGGMESMSNAPYLLDKARGGYRMGHGKVIDHMFMDGLEDAYDRGRLMGSFADDSAQVYGFSREQQDDFAEQSLRRAQAAIRQGDFAEEIIPVEVVSRKGSVLVSDDEQPPKADISKIRQLRPAFNKDGSVTAANSSSISDGAAALVLMRQSTAQARGLKPVAVIHGHSAYAAAPHLFTSAPVGAINKLLERTGWDLAQVDLFEINEAFAVVTMIAMQELNLPAEKVNVHGGACALGHPIGASGARILVTLLAALKQKQQRFGVAAICIGGGEATAIAVEILH
- a CDS encoding enoyl-CoA hydratase, giving the protein MSNAVEKYQKAQHLQLTDKLLVEMRGHTALLTLNSPPANTWDAEMLQGVKQLVEHLNSDKDIYALVITGAGSKFFSAGADLKLFASGDKAIARSMARYFGEAFEALSNYRGVTIAAINGYAMGGGLECALACDIRIAEEQAQMALPEATVGLLPCAGGTQKLPWLVGEGWAKRMILCGDRIDAQTAERIGLVEEVVATGEALHVALALADKVAQQSPVAVRKIKPLIQGARTHAPDQWLPAEREAFVDLFDAQDTKEGVSAFLEKRKAQWQNS